The genomic window CCCGGCTGTGCTCTCGCGCCTGGACGGGCAGATCAAAGACGGCCGCCGCAACATCGAGTACTTCGAGTCCAAGCTCCGCGACTTGAGCGTGCAGCGCACCGCAGCAGGCGTCGAGAACCTGAGCCTGCAGCAGCCAGGTGGGTTTGGCTCACGCAAAGCGAACAATCCGCTGACCCCTCCCCCCAAAGATGGCTGGAACGGCTACATGTCGCAAGACGCAGACGCCCACGGCGGACAGCAGGGCCAGTATGGCGACCTCATGCCTCCACGCGCCCCATATGCCCCGCCAGCACCTGGCGCGCCAAACAAGAGGCCCAACTACAGCAAGCTTGGTACGATCAATGCTTGCAATTTGCTCGTTGCCCACTGACACATTGCAGACCTGATCAGATACGACACCCAGCATCTTGGACCCCGCATCCAGCTTATGCTGTCCCAGCTTGAGTTCAAGCTCAGTGTTGAGAAGCAGTACAAGGATGGCATCGAGAAGATGGTGCGCTTGTACCAGATGGAAGGCGACCGCAAGAGCAAACAGGACGCTGAAGCCAAGAGAATCGAAAGTAATCAGAAGATCCAACTTCTCAAGCACTCGCTTAAGCGGTATGAGGATTTGCACGTTGACATTGACGGCGCCGACGATGGTGACGGTAAGCCCCTCTTGATTTGCACTTGCACATGAGCACTACTGATTCCATATGCAGACGACAGTCTGAGCGTACCGAGCCAGAGGAAACCGCTGAGCGGCCATCTGTCTTTGACGATTCACGCAGTTGCCGATGTCGACCACGCCGCTACCGGTCGCTTCAGTCGAGGACCCGAAACCTTTATCAACATCAAGGTTGAAGACGCTATCAAGGGACGCACCAAGCCCTCCAGGAACGACCGTTGGATCGAAGAGAGGCACGAGTTCGACATCGACAAGGCGAATGAAATTGAAATCACGGTGTACGACAAGACTGGTGACCATGCACTGCCCATTGGCATGCTGTGGGTCCGGATATCAGACATTGCTGAAGAGATGCGCCGAAAGAAGATTGAGACTGAGCTCCAGACTTCTGGATGGGTTGCTGCAGACAAGATGGGAGGACACGCCGGCATTCAGCCTGACCTTCAGTTCCAACCACCCCCAGGACAGAACCCTGCCGgtggagcaggagcaggaccCGGCGGCATGAAGCCTGCCGGAGGTGCGCAGCCTCAGACAGGCCCCATCACCATTGACGACTGGTTTTCGCTGGAGCCAGTTGGACGTATTCATCTTACGATGGCTTTTGCCAAACACACGCAAAACAAGACACCGTTCGATGTTGGTCTTGGCCGAAAGGGTGCCGTCCGTCAACGAAAGGAAGACGTGGTCGAGCAGTACGGTCACAAGTTCGTTCAGCAACAGTTCTACAACATCATGCGCTGCGCTCTCTGCGGCGATTTTCTCAAGTACTCGGCTGGTATGCAGTGTACTGACTGCAACTACACGTGTCACAAGAAGTGCTACCCTAAGGTGGTCACCAAATGTATCACGCAATCCAACGCCGAAACCGACCCGGACGAAGCGAAGCTCAACCACCGTATTCCTCATCGATTCGAGACTTTTTCGAACATGGGTGCCAATTGGTGCTGCCATTGTGGTTATGTGTTGCCGCTTGGACGGAAGCAGACCAAGAAGTGTGCAGGTATGTGGTTTTTGCGAATTCATGATTCGTACATGCTGACCAAACGCAGAATGTGGGCTTACTTGTCACGCTCATTGCGTGCATTTCGTACCTGACTTTTGCGGCATGTCAATGGAGGTTGCTAACCAGATTCTGATGGAGATTAAGAGAACCAGACGGGGCCAGTCAGCGTCAGGCTCGACCATGACGAATCGAACATTGCGCCCATCGCAGCCAGCGAAACCCTTACCCCCAACCCAGGGTTCATCACAGTCTGGTCAAGAACCGTCATCGCAGACTGATAGGTACTCTTATGGTAAGAACGAAAGCATTGTGCCGCCAGCCGGCCAACGAACTCAATCCTATGCTCCGTCTTCCCAGGCTTCCGGTGCCGCGCGCACATCGTACTCTTCGGGAGGCTCAACTGCACCGACATCTCCGACAACTTCACAGCGACCTTCTTCTGGGCGGACACAATCTTCGCAGTCAGCTattgcagcagcagcagcagtcaTGTCAAAACCTCCGGGCAGTAACACAGCACCTGGCTACCAGCGCTCGCAGACGGATTACCAACCCTCTGCTAAACCCGGAGGATACCCGCAAGATCAGCGTGCACCTCAATCACCTCCGCAACAAGCTACATACAATCCTCAACATTATGCGGATGTTGATAAGCGACAGCAACCACCATACTCTCCTCAGCAGGGAAGCCAGTACGGCAACAGCCAGTCATACGCTCACCCTCAACCCCCACAGGCTGCACCTCAGCAGCCTCCACCTCCGGCAGCCAAGCAGGACCCCAGACAGCAGCAGCCAGCATCGGCCTTGACTAAGGCGCCGGAAAACAAGGTGACGCCACCGGCCAATACACAAGGAACTGGGAGAAGGATAGGCCTGGACCACTTCAACTTCCTTGCAGTTCTCGGAAAGGGTAACTTCGGAAAGGTCATGCTCGCAGAGACCAAGAGCACAAAGCAGCTGTACGCCATCAAGGTCTTGAAGAAGGAGTTCATCATTGAGAACGACGAAGTCGAGAGTACACGCTCCGAGAAGCGGGTTTTCTTGATTGCTAACAAAGAGCGACATCCTTTCCTACTCAGCTTGCATGCCTGCTTCCAGACCGAGACAAGGGTTTACTTCGTCATGGAGTACATTAGTGGCGGTGATTTGATGTTGCACATCCAGAGAGGCCAGTTTGGAACCAAGCGCGCTCAGTACGTTGACCCTGTTCGGCACTATTTCACCTCAGCTGTGCTAACGTTTGCTCAGATTCTATGCGGCAGAGGTCTGTCTTGCGCTGAAATATTTCCATGAGAACGGTGTCATTTACCGTGACTTAAAGCTCGACAACATTCTACTCACGCTGGACGGACATATCAAGATTGCTGATTACGGTTTATGTAAGGAAGAGATGTGGTACGGATCGACTACTAGCACGTTCTGTGGTACTCCAGAGTTCATGGCGCCCGAGGTAAGCCAAGACACGTTTACTAGACACGTGAAACATATGCTTACAACTTCGCAGATTCTGCTTGACAAGAAATACGGTCGTGCTGTTGATTGGTGGGCATTTGGTGTTTTGATCTACCAGATGCTACTTCAGCAGTCGCCGTTCCGCGGAGAAGATGAGGATGAAATCTACGACGCCATTCTCGCCGATGAACCTCTCTACCCTATCCATATGCCCCGCGACTCGGTCTCTATCCTCCAGAAATTGCTCACTCGTGAGCCCGAGCTGCGACTTGGATCAGGCCCCACGGATGCCCAGGAAATCATGTCCCATGCCTTCTTCAGGAATATCAACTGGGACGACATCTACCACAAGCGCGTGGCGCCACCCTTTGTTCCGCAGATTACAAGCCCTACAGATACCAGCAATTTCGACACAGAGTTTACAAGCGTAACGCCGGTCCTTACGCCTGTACAGTCTGTCCTCTCACAAGCAATGCAAGAGGAGTTCCGTGGCTTCTCCTACTCCGCCGATTTCAACTAGGGATGTTTGCCTTTCCACAGATACCCTGGGCTTGTTCGCAGTGCGCCAGTTTCGAAACGGATGGTATTCGATGTGTGGTGTTCTTTGTGAGCATGAGGGTGGCTTGCAACACATGTCTTCTGGGCAAGTCGTCGTTGCCGTGTGAGGCGGACTTGCTGATACTACGAacccttctttctcttcttttttcGAAAGCAACAATTGTAATGCATCATTATCGAAGCGAGTTGAGCGCGAGAGAGTCACGGAGTAGTCTGGTCTTGTTGAGGAGAAGATGCTGGTCGGCTTTGGGGTTGCGGTTGGATGCTGTACCGGGCATGTTGCAATGCATGATGATGTGATGCTTAAAAGGCAACGAGCGGACGTTAAGGTGTTTGGAAATGATGCCTCTCCACAAGTTACAGGATAGATGAAATAATTGTTTGCGCACTCCAGCAACCGAGATGTTCCTGACCTGGACCGACTGTTAGTGTTCTAATGGTCACCTAGCTTTGGCCCTCCGACAACCTCAGTCTTGCCACTTCACGCACATGAAGGCCCACGGTTTACCTCATTCCGCCTCACCACACCTCAGCAGGTCGGGCTCTCTTTCACCCTGCATGCATGTGTTTGCAACAACTGACTGAAGAGCAGTCGAGATTCACGCTCTCGTGCACCCATTTTCGCGTTCGACCGACCAGCACGCCACACCTCCAAGGCAATCCGCCCTTAGCGCGCACCCCTCCATCTCGCTTCCCCGACAGCCGAACCCCTCTAGCCCTACGAGTAGGTGCATAGAGGCTGGGATAGAGGCAAGGCGCATCCTGCTGAGCAACGGTTGTGGAGAAAGGTGACACAGCTTGG from Ascochyta rabiei chromosome 2, complete sequence includes these protein-coding regions:
- a CDS encoding Protein kinase C — encoded protein: MSSVDETVANVQRKIDRERALINAANAMRQSTNNPAVLSRLDGQIKDGRRNIEYFESKLRDLSVQRTAAGVENLSLQQPGGFGSRKANNPLTPPPKDGWNGYMSQDADAHGGQQGQYGDLMPPRAPYAPPAPGAPNKRPNYSKLDLIRYDTQHLGPRIQLMLSQLEFKLSVEKQYKDGIEKMVRLYQMEGDRKSKQDAEAKRIESNQKIQLLKHSLKRYEDLHVDIDGADDGDDDSLSVPSQRKPLSGHLSLTIHAVADVDHAATGRFSRGPETFINIKVEDAIKGRTKPSRNDRWIEERHEFDIDKANEIEITVYDKTGDHALPIGMLWVRISDIAEEMRRKKIETELQTSGWVAADKMGGHAGIQPDLQFQPPPGQNPAGGAGAGPGGMKPAGGAQPQTGPITIDDWFSLEPVGRIHLTMAFAKHTQNKTPFDVGLGRKGAVRQRKEDVVEQYGHKFVQQQFYNIMRCALCGDFLKYSAGMQCTDCNYTCHKKCYPKVVTKCITQSNAETDPDEAKLNHRIPHRFETFSNMGANWCCHCGYVLPLGRKQTKKCAECGLTCHAHCVHFVPDFCGMSMEVANQILMEIKRTRRGQSASGSTMTNRTLRPSQPAKPLPPTQGSSQSGQEPSSQTDRYSYGKNESIVPPAGQRTQSYAPSSQASGAARTSYSSGGSTAPTSPTTSQRPSSGRTQSSQSAIAAAAAVMSKPPGSNTAPGYQRSQTDYQPSAKPGGYPQDQRAPQSPPQQATYNPQHYADVDKRQQPPYSPQQGSQYGNSQSYAHPQPPQAAPQQPPPPAAKQDPRQQQPASALTKAPENKVTPPANTQGTGRRIGLDHFNFLAVLGKGNFGKVMLAETKSTKQLYAIKVLKKEFIIENDEVESTRSEKRVFLIANKERHPFLLSLHACFQTETRVYFVMEYISGGDLMLHIQRGQFGTKRAQFYAAEVCLALKYFHENGVIYRDLKLDNILLTLDGHIKIADYGLCKEEMWYGSTTSTFCGTPEFMAPEILLDKKYGRAVDWWAFGVLIYQMLLQQSPFRGEDEDEIYDAILADEPLYPIHMPRDSVSILQKLLTREPELRLGSGPTDAQEIMSHAFFRNINWDDIYHKRVAPPFVPQITSPTDTSNFDTEFTSVTPVLTPVQSVLSQAMQEEFRGFSYSADFN
- a CDS encoding Protein kinase C, giving the protein MSSVDETVANVQRKIDRERALINAANAMRQSTNNPAVLSRLDGQIKDGRRNIEYFESKLRDLSVQRTAAGVENLSLQQPDGWNGYMSQDADAHGGQQGQYGDLMPPRAPYAPPAPGAPNKRPNYSKLDLIRYDTQHLGPRIQLMLSQLEFKLSVEKQYKDGIEKMVRLYQMEGDRKSKQDAEAKRIESNQKIQLLKHSLKRYEDLHVDIDGADDGDDDSLSVPSQRKPLSGHLSLTIHAVADVDHAATGRFSRGPETFINIKVEDAIKGRTKPSRNDRWIEERHEFDIDKANEIEITVYDKTGDHALPIGMLWVRISDIAEEMRRKKIETELQTSGWVAADKMGGHAGIQPDLQFQPPPGQNPAGGAGAGPGGMKPAGGAQPQTGPITIDDWFSLEPVGRIHLTMAFAKHTQNKTPFDVGLGRKGAVRQRKEDVVEQYGHKFVQQQFYNIMRCALCGDFLKYSAGMQCTDCNYTCHKKCYPKVVTKCITQSNAETDPDEAKLNHRIPHRFETFSNMGANWCCHCGYVLPLGRKQTKKCAECGLTCHAHCVHFVPDFCGMSMEVANQILMEIKRTRRGQSASGSTMTNRTLRPSQPAKPLPPTQGSSQSGQEPSSQTDRYSYGKNESIVPPAGQRTQSYAPSSQASGAARTSYSSGGSTAPTSPTTSQRPSSGRTQSSQSAIAAAAAVMSKPPGSNTAPGYQRSQTDYQPSAKPGGYPQDQRAPQSPPQQATYNPQHYADVDKRQQPPYSPQQGSQYGNSQSYAHPQPPQAAPQQPPPPAAKQDPRQQQPASALTKAPENKVTPPANTQGTGRRIGLDHFNFLAVLGKGNFGKVMLAETKSTKQLYAIKVLKKEFIIENDEVESTRSEKRVFLIANKERHPFLLSLHACFQTETRVYFVMEYISGGDLMLHIQRGQFGTKRAQFYAAEVCLALKYFHENGVIYRDLKLDNILLTLDGHIKIADYGLCKEEMWYGSTTSTFCGTPEFMAPEILLDKKYGRAVDWWAFGVLIYQMLLQQSPFRGEDEDEIYDAILADEPLYPIHMPRDSVSILQKLLTREPELRLGSGPTDAQEIMSHAFFRNINWDDIYHKRVAPPFVPQITSPTDTSNFDTEFTSVTPVLTPVQSVLSQAMQEEFRGFSYSADFN